A stretch of the Campylobacter sp. 19-13652 genome encodes the following:
- a CDS encoding pitrilysin family protein, with protein MLKLNKARLKNGLEIYHIPLNKGSKVISVDIFYKVGSRNETMGKSGIAHMLEHLNFKSTKNLKAGEFDEIVKGFGGVNNASTGFDYTHYFIKCTNSNLDKALWLYADLMQNLKLKNNEFLPERDVVAEERRWRTDNNPLGYLYFRLYNHAFLYHPYHWTPIGFTNDIANWSIDDIRDFHERFYQPNNAILIVSGDISKKEVFELTKKHFKDIPNKHKTVAKPHCIEPEQDGARTAVLNKKSEVDMVALAFKTPPFNDKDQPAINALSEYLSNGKSSLLWQELVEKTQIANQVYAYNMDSIDENLFIFLIVCNPGVKAEDARGRLLNIIEKVKTDKIDEASLERVKNLIKSDFIYSFDSASKVANLYGSYLARGDIAPLYSLKESIDKIDAELLQKTASKYFIDKHSTCILLKGGLNGESKDD; from the coding sequence ATGCTTAAATTAAATAAAGCTAGATTAAAAAATGGTTTAGAAATTTATCACATACCGCTGAATAAAGGCTCAAAGGTGATAAGTGTTGATATTTTTTATAAAGTTGGTAGCCGAAACGAAACAATGGGAAAAAGCGGTATAGCTCATATGCTAGAGCATTTAAATTTTAAAAGCACAAAAAATTTAAAAGCCGGTGAATTTGATGAGATAGTGAAGGGTTTTGGCGGAGTAAATAACGCAAGCACTGGCTTTGATTATACCCACTATTTTATAAAATGCACAAACTCAAATTTAGACAAAGCGCTATGGCTTTATGCTGATTTAATGCAAAATTTAAAGCTAAAAAATAATGAATTTTTACCAGAACGAGATGTCGTAGCTGAAGAAAGGCGCTGGAGGACAGATAATAATCCGCTTGGATATTTGTATTTTCGCCTTTATAACCACGCCTTTTTATACCACCCATATCACTGGACGCCGATAGGTTTTACGAATGATATAGCTAACTGGAGTATAGATGATATTAGGGATTTTCACGAGCGATTTTACCAGCCAAATAATGCAATATTAATAGTAAGTGGAGATATAAGCAAAAAAGAGGTCTTTGAGCTAACTAAAAAGCACTTTAAAGACATACCAAATAAGCATAAGACTGTGGCAAAACCACACTGCATTGAGCCAGAGCAAGACGGCGCAAGAACAGCTGTGCTAAATAAAAAAAGTGAGGTGGATATGGTAGCACTTGCGTTTAAAACGCCTCCTTTTAATGACAAAGACCAGCCTGCCATAAACGCACTAAGCGAATATCTAAGCAATGGTAAAAGTTCGCTTTTATGGCAAGAGTTAGTGGAAAAAACTCAAATAGCAAATCAAGTTTATGCTTATAACATGGATAGTATTGATGAGAATTTATTCATATTTTTGATAGTTTGCAATCCTGGCGTAAAAGCAGAGGATGCAAGGGGTAGGCTTTTAAATATCATAGAAAAAGTAAAAACAGACAAAATAGACGAAGCTAGCCTAGAGCGGGTGAAAAATTTAATAAAATCTGACTTTATTTACTCATTTGACAGCGCTTCAAAGGTGGCAAATTTATATGGAAGCTACCTAGCCAGAGGCGATATTGCTCCGCTTTATTCTCTAAAAGAAAGCATAGATAAAATAGACGCAGAATTATTACAAAAGACAGCATCAAAATACTTTATAGATAAGCACTCAACTTGCATACTACTAAAAGGAGGATTAAATGGGGAATCAAAAGACGATTAA
- a CDS encoding quinone-dependent dihydroorotate dehydrogenase: MFDYKNIRNIFFKLDPEQAHCIAEMAMRTCTALPVVSSFIAQKACINAPELMQSLLGAMYPNPVMMAGGFDKNATMLRPLAALGFGGLEFGTFTKKAQDGNPKPRLFRLIKEESIQNSMGFNNKGASEIYKNVKPLYPFVLPIWANIGKNKLTPNENAIDDYLSLVSKFNPICDAFVINLSSPNTPNLRELLSFDFISELFSRLNGLSTRPVFLKISPDMSNQSAVELCKHAVNLGAAGVIVANTSTDYSLSSSPNLKDFGGLSGKVIAARAKELLKDVASELYSKCVIVASGGISSADEAYERIKFGASLVQVFSAFIYEGPFLARRINEGLCELLAKDGYAHISEAVGALIRKNDA; encoded by the coding sequence TTGTTTGATTATAAAAATATAAGGAATATCTTTTTTAAGCTAGATCCAGAGCAGGCTCACTGCATCGCAGAAATGGCTATGCGTACCTGCACAGCCTTGCCTGTAGTATCTAGCTTTATAGCACAAAAAGCGTGCATAAATGCTCCAGAGCTAATGCAAAGCCTACTTGGTGCAATGTATCCAAATCCTGTGATGATGGCTGGCGGATTTGATAAAAATGCGACTATGTTGCGCCCTTTAGCTGCACTTGGCTTTGGGGGACTTGAGTTTGGCACATTTACCAAAAAAGCACAAGATGGCAATCCAAAGCCTCGCCTTTTTCGCTTAATAAAAGAGGAGAGCATACAAAATTCAATGGGCTTTAACAATAAAGGCGCTAGTGAAATTTATAAAAATGTAAAGCCGCTGTACCCATTTGTCCTGCCTATTTGGGCAAATATCGGCAAAAATAAGCTCACGCCAAATGAAAATGCCATAGATGATTATCTGAGTTTGGTTAGTAAATTTAATCCTATCTGTGATGCTTTTGTTATAAATTTATCATCGCCAAATACGCCTAATCTTAGGGAGCTTTTAAGCTTTGATTTTATTAGCGAGCTATTTTCGCGATTAAATGGCTTAAGCACCCGTCCTGTATTTTTAAAAATATCTCCTGATATGTCTAATCAAAGTGCGGTAGAACTTTGTAAACATGCTGTTAATTTAGGTGCTGCTGGGGTGATAGTGGCAAATACTAGTACCGATTATTCGCTCTCAAGCTCACCAAATTTAAAAGACTTTGGCGGGCTTAGTGGAAAGGTTATAGCTGCTAGGGCAAAAGAACTTTTAAAAGATGTAGCAAGCGAGCTTTATAGTAAGTGTGTAATAGTAGCAAGTGGGGGCATAAGCTCAGCAGATGAGGCATATGAACGTATAAAGTTTGGGGCTAGTTTGGTGCAGGTTTTTAGCGCTTTTATCTATGAAGGTCCATTTTTAGCACGACGAATAAATGAGGGGCTTTGCGAGCTTTTAGCAAAAGATGGATACGCTCATATAAGCGAGGCTGTGGGCGCTCTTATAAGGAAAAATGATGCTTAA
- a CDS encoding ABC transporter ATP-binding protein gives MTLLDVFKRFKSYFKDYIPQFALAIIGMLLASGGSAGSAYLVEPVLNKIFVEKNEQLLYLLPYAIIAIYLLKNLGTFMQAYFTAYIGQDTVRRFRAKMLRNLLELDMSFFNSMRTGELMSRTTGDIGRLSAVVSSIIPEIVREIITAICLLGVVIYQSPTLAFFALIVMPAAIYPVYRLAKKMKKISRQSQEKASDISSALNEIYTNIEIVKASNAEGYEYGRFVKENDKAFKIGMGSTRVGQLVSPLMETIGSIGVAVVIIIGGRDVIANNLSVGAFFSFLTALFMLYTPLKRIVGLYGRVQDAVVASERTFYLLDLEPSIVGGERNLSGDISEIKFNNATLSYGNKLALKGINLTALKSQMIALVGASGGGKSSLMSLLMRFYDPNSGSISVDGINLKEYSLKSLRENIGFVSQRVYIFNDTVAHNVAYGREYDEEAVIRALKMANAYGFISELDGGIKCILSEAGANLSGGQRQRIAIARALYSNPQILIFDEATSALDNESEREITAAIEKLRHQKIIFVIAHRLSTVEKADKIAVLSHGKIVGFGDDLSLSQSCEDYIKLKHKSLV, from the coding sequence ATGACTTTACTTGACGTTTTTAAGCGGTTTAAATCCTATTTTAAAGATTATATTCCGCAGTTTGCATTAGCTATTATAGGCATGCTGCTTGCTAGTGGGGGAAGTGCTGGAAGTGCGTATTTAGTTGAACCAGTTCTAAATAAAATATTTGTAGAAAAAAACGAACAGCTACTTTATCTATTACCATATGCAATTATTGCTATTTATCTGCTTAAAAACTTAGGCACTTTTATGCAGGCTTATTTTACTGCATATATTGGTCAAGATACCGTCAGAAGATTTCGTGCGAAAATGCTACGTAATCTCTTAGAGCTTGATATGAGCTTTTTTAACTCCATGCGTACAGGCGAGCTTATGAGCCGTACTACTGGAGATATCGGGCGTCTTAGTGCGGTGGTTTCTAGTATTATCCCTGAGATTGTTAGAGAGATAATTACCGCTATTTGTCTTTTGGGTGTTGTGATATATCAAAGTCCAACTCTAGCCTTTTTTGCGCTAATAGTCATGCCAGCAGCTATTTATCCAGTTTATCGCTTAGCTAAAAAGATGAAAAAAATTTCTCGTCAAAGCCAGGAAAAGGCCTCTGATATAAGCTCTGCTTTAAATGAAATTTATACAAATATAGAGATAGTAAAGGCTAGCAATGCTGAGGGTTATGAGTATGGGCGCTTTGTAAAGGAGAATGATAAAGCGTTTAAAATAGGCATGGGAAGCACTAGGGTGGGACAGCTTGTGTCCCCACTAATGGAGACAATAGGTAGCATAGGCGTGGCTGTGGTTATTATAATAGGTGGCCGCGACGTCATAGCAAATAATCTAAGCGTGGGTGCATTTTTTTCATTTTTGACTGCACTTTTTATGCTTTATACTCCGCTTAAGCGTATAGTTGGGCTTTATGGTAGAGTTCAAGATGCGGTGGTGGCTAGTGAGAGGACATTTTATCTGCTTGATTTAGAGCCTAGTATAGTTGGCGGCGAGCGGAATTTATCAGGCGATATTAGTGAGATTAAATTTAACAATGCAACCCTAAGCTACGGCAACAAATTAGCGCTTAAAGGTATAAATTTAACGGCATTAAAATCTCAAATGATAGCACTTGTTGGCGCAAGTGGTGGTGGCAAAAGCTCGCTTATGAGCCTTTTGATGAGATTTTATGACCCAAATAGCGGTAGTATTAGTGTTGACGGAATAAATTTAAAAGAATACAGTCTTAAAAGCCTGCGAGAAAATATAGGCTTTGTAAGCCAACGTGTCTATATTTTTAATGATACTGTAGCGCACAACGTCGCATATGGCAGAGAGTATGATGAGGAGGCAGTTATAAGGGCGCTTAAAATGGCAAACGCGTATGGCTTTATAAGCGAGTTAGACGGCGGTATAAAATGCATACTCAGCGAGGCTGGAGCAAATTTAAGCGGAGGACAAAGGCAGCGCATCGCAATAGCTAGGGCGCTTTATTCAAACCCTCAAATTTTAATATTTGACGAAGCCACGTCTGCGCTTGATAATGAAAGCGAAAGAGAGATTACTGCTGCTATAGAAAAGCTAAGACATCAAAAGATAATATTTGTCATCGCACATCGTCTAAGCACTGTCGAAAAAGCTGATAAAATCGCTGTTTTAAGCCATGGTAAGATAGTCGGCTTTGGAGATGATTTAAGCCTTAGCCAAAGTTGCGAGGATTATATAAAATTAAAGCACAAATCCTTAGTTTAA
- the cysS gene encoding cysteine--tRNA ligase codes for MYIYDSKTKSKTKLEPINSGEVSIYLCGPTVYDDAHLGHARSAVSFDILRRALMGLGYEVKFARNYTDIDDKIIKKMQESKESLEQITAHYIAGYEADMAALNVLEPSFKPRATEYIGSMISLIESLLKNGVAYRLDDGIYFNTQKDSAYLSLSGRTDIDAQARVENSVDKLNQKDFALWKFDDSWYDAPFGKGRPGWHTECVAMIADIFKQNSQKSALIDIHAGGVDLLFPHHENEAAQCRCGYAGANLANLWLHNGFININNEKMSKSLGNSFFLKDALVLFAGEVIRFYLMSAHYRAHFNYTLDDLSASKKRLDKLYRLKKRIYGVNDNGKSDEAEKFKAELLEALSDDLNTSKALAILDEKIKSINEALDTNLKDKIAKQSAISCIKVASELLGIGQMDAFEYFQHGVNDEQKERIQKLIKAREAAKAQKDYVSADSIRSELESEGVAIQDTPNGTMWEKI; via the coding sequence ATGTATATTTACGATAGCAAAACAAAGTCAAAAACAAAGCTAGAGCCTATAAATTCAGGCGAAGTCAGCATTTATCTGTGCGGACCAACCGTGTATGATGATGCGCATTTAGGACACGCTAGGTCTGCTGTGAGCTTTGATATTTTAAGGCGAGCTTTAATGGGGCTTGGATATGAGGTTAAATTTGCTAGAAACTACACCGATATAGACGATAAAATCATAAAAAAAATGCAAGAAAGCAAAGAGAGCCTAGAGCAGATAACAGCGCATTATATCGCTGGGTACGAAGCCGATATGGCAGCTCTTAATGTGCTAGAGCCTAGCTTTAAGCCTAGAGCGACTGAGTATATTGGCTCGATGATAAGCTTAATCGAAAGCTTGCTTAAAAATGGCGTAGCTTACAGGCTTGATGATGGGATTTATTTTAACACGCAAAAAGATAGCGCCTATCTAAGCCTAAGCGGTAGGACAGACATAGACGCGCAAGCTAGAGTGGAAAACAGCGTGGATAAGCTAAACCAAAAGGACTTTGCGCTTTGGAAATTTGATGATAGTTGGTACGATGCGCCATTTGGCAAAGGGCGTCCAGGTTGGCATACAGAGTGCGTTGCGATGATAGCCGATATATTTAAGCAAAATAGCCAAAAAAGTGCGCTTATTGATATTCATGCTGGTGGAGTTGATCTGCTTTTTCCTCATCATGAAAATGAAGCTGCGCAGTGCAGATGTGGTTACGCTGGAGCAAATCTGGCAAATTTATGGCTACATAATGGCTTTATAAATATAAACAATGAAAAGATGAGTAAAAGCCTAGGAAATAGCTTTTTCTTAAAAGATGCATTAGTGCTTTTTGCCGGTGAGGTGATTAGATTTTATCTGATGAGTGCGCATTATAGGGCGCATTTTAACTATACACTAGATGATTTAAGTGCGTCAAAAAAGCGTCTTGATAAGCTTTACCGTTTAAAAAAACGTATTTATGGAGTAAATGATAACGGCAAAAGCGATGAGGCTGAAAAATTTAAAGCAGAGCTTTTAGAAGCATTAAGTGATGATTTAAATACCTCAAAAGCACTTGCTATTTTAGACGAAAAGATAAAAAGCATAAATGAGGCTCTTGATACAAACCTAAAAGATAAAATTGCAAAGCAAAGTGCTATTTCGTGCATAAAAGTAGCGTCAGAACTGCTAGGAATTGGGCAAATGGACGCATTTGAATATTTTCAGCATGGAGTAAATGATGAGCAAAAAGAGCGCATTCAAAAGCTGATAAAAGCACGCGAGGCAGCAAAAGCTCAAAAAGACTATGTAAGCGCAGATAGTATTAGAAGTGAGCTTGAAAGCGAGGGTGTAGCTATTCAAGACACACCAAACGGTACTATGTGGGAGAAAATATGA
- the murJ gene encoding murein biosynthesis integral membrane protein MurJ, whose product MVIKGFFSNSAGIVVSRILGLCRDLLSASILGAGVWADIFFIAFKVPNLFRRIFGEGAFSQAFLPAFTISRFKGAFAASVFLRFALAALFACALVTVFSVPFTRVIATGLSEDEIISAAPLVGINFFYLFFIYCVTFLGALLQYEGHFATTAFSTSLLNLSMICALIIAREYGAKEVAYALSYGVIIGGILQVLLHIFVISKKRMGPTLYLAFKDKILSKNKKRQVSLSGFYSQFTHALVGSSALQLSAFIDTWLASFLASGAISYLFYANRIFQLPLAVFAIALAQPLFVRINRLLKSNDESTALSLISKSGYVLLFLLASAALWGIGLSEFIVWLLFERGNFSAADTVATAEVLSAYLVGLVPFGLAKIFSLWLYAKMAQKTAAKIAILSVVINLILAAILMQYLGAAGIALASSIGGFLQLGLYLFYFGRKNFFAIISLKKSLILILAIATQGLILVGVKEFINVYLR is encoded by the coding sequence ATGGTAATAAAGGGCTTTTTTTCAAACTCAGCTGGTATTGTGGTATCACGTATTTTAGGGCTTTGTAGGGATTTGCTAAGTGCTAGTATACTAGGGGCTGGGGTATGGGCTGATATATTTTTTATAGCTTTTAAAGTGCCAAATTTATTTCGCAGGATTTTTGGCGAGGGGGCATTTTCTCAGGCGTTTTTGCCAGCATTTACAATTTCAAGGTTTAAAGGCGCTTTTGCTGCTTCTGTGTTTTTAAGGTTTGCGCTAGCTGCACTTTTTGCTTGTGCTTTGGTGACGGTTTTTAGTGTACCGTTTACAAGAGTTATAGCCACAGGATTAAGCGAGGATGAAATCATTAGCGCAGCTCCGCTTGTGGGGATAAATTTTTTCTATCTGTTTTTTATTTATTGCGTTACATTTTTGGGTGCGCTTTTGCAGTATGAGGGGCATTTTGCTACGACGGCTTTTTCGACTTCGCTTTTAAATTTATCAATGATTTGTGCGCTTATAATCGCTAGAGAATACGGTGCAAAAGAGGTCGCTTATGCGCTAAGTTACGGTGTTATTATAGGTGGGATTTTACAGGTACTTTTACATATTTTTGTAATTTCTAAAAAGCGCATGGGTCCAACGCTTTATCTAGCGTTTAAGGATAAAATTTTAAGCAAAAATAAAAAAAGGCAGGTAAGCCTAAGCGGCTTTTACTCGCAGTTTACGCATGCTTTGGTGGGTAGTTCTGCGCTTCAACTAAGCGCGTTTATAGACACGTGGCTGGCTAGCTTTTTGGCTTCTGGGGCGATTAGCTATCTTTTTTACGCAAACCGCATTTTTCAGCTTCCGCTTGCTGTTTTTGCCATAGCTTTGGCGCAGCCGCTTTTTGTCAGGATTAACCGCCTTTTAAAATCAAATGACGAAAGCACGGCCTTAAGCTTAATCTCAAAAAGCGGATATGTGCTTTTGTTTTTGCTTGCAAGTGCCGCGCTTTGGGGGATAGGGCTTAGCGAGTTTATAGTGTGGCTTTTGTTTGAGCGGGGGAATTTTAGCGCCGCAGATACTGTGGCTACAGCGGAGGTTTTAAGCGCATATTTGGTGGGGCTTGTGCCGTTTGGGCTAGCAAAGATTTTCTCGCTTTGGCTATACGCAAAAATGGCGCAAAAAACAGCGGCAAAAATCGCTATTTTATCTGTTGTTATAAATTTAATCTTGGCTGCTATTTTAATGCAGTATTTAGGAGCTGCTGGCATAGCGCTGGCTAGTTCGATAGGCGGATTTTTGCAGCTTGGGCTTTATTTATTTTATTTTGGCAGGAAAAACTTTTTTGCTATAATTAGCCTCAAAAAATCCCTAATTTTAATTTTAGCAATAGCTACGCAGGGCTTAATACTTGTGGGGGTGAAGGAATTTATTAATGTATATTTACGATAG
- a CDS encoding FapA family protein, giving the protein MSTQSRFSAIEVITTNPYEELKRLSKESNISAEFIDFNILEIFTTYTNSQNENPVSLSEDELGVFDDLAFYLDESLAITQSYRVEFYDIRDESAHALPRIAIGVNKGLTKVIATIFKSSEVKYEKEYEKLLYEYICKQLLRAKILIGIRIGELKEELKKIASIIRIKELLDKDIKLTITRGIEARLPVDATTVYVYKEKLQKENEEGKVNHASRGFLLGVVKDEVIIEQHKSESGRAGRNVRGEYISVPVANEDGTGEISFNEENIERIEGERGVKFIAKKPGFVSDEKGFFDIKDQLEIDEINFKSTGSVETSIDANVSLIIKEDDVIKDAIGTGVIVEAAEVDVRGSVGANAVINANIVHIGGQTHAKAKITAQKAKIAVHIGYVDADEVEIERLENGTVVANRVKVGQVVGGSITAQHIEINTLGSNCTLTASAYIGVKTLKGNNNKFIIDGSKMKEQRDDIQGHLEKLELAKEAIVKIPKKLEARRIVIEENRGSIYKIKAKIEELKKAKIAPHVTFLKKLKEYQALVDEYNEMLADYRYKKGEIERIKSELDVMQNGIFAAKIVNRSRWNELNEVWFVLVDPPQTIKYITKQNEMARIMRLKRISTEAGDEYEVVKSNDISELNKENE; this is encoded by the coding sequence GTGAGTACTCAAAGCCGCTTTAGTGCCATTGAAGTCATAACGACAAACCCATATGAAGAGCTAAAACGACTAAGCAAAGAATCAAACATAAGCGCAGAATTTATAGATTTTAACATACTTGAAATTTTTACCACCTACACAAATAGCCAAAACGAAAACCCAGTAAGCCTAAGCGAGGATGAGCTTGGAGTGTTTGATGATTTGGCGTTTTATCTAGATGAGAGTCTAGCTATAACGCAAAGCTATAGAGTGGAGTTTTACGACATAAGAGACGAGAGTGCTCACGCCCTACCACGCATAGCAATAGGGGTGAATAAAGGGCTTACAAAGGTAATTGCTACGATATTTAAAAGTAGCGAAGTAAAATACGAAAAAGAGTACGAAAAACTACTGTATGAATATATCTGCAAGCAGCTTCTGCGTGCTAAAATTTTAATCGGTATAAGAATAGGTGAACTAAAAGAGGAACTTAAAAAAATAGCCTCAATAATCCGTATAAAAGAGCTGCTTGATAAAGACATAAAGCTAACAATAACGCGTGGAATAGAGGCCAGACTGCCAGTTGATGCGACGACTGTTTATGTCTATAAAGAAAAGCTACAAAAAGAAAACGAGGAAGGCAAGGTAAATCACGCTAGCAGGGGCTTTTTGCTAGGAGTGGTAAAAGATGAAGTCATAATAGAACAACACAAAAGCGAATCAGGCAGAGCAGGGCGAAACGTAAGAGGTGAGTACATAAGCGTACCAGTGGCAAATGAGGACGGCACTGGGGAGATAAGCTTTAACGAGGAAAATATAGAGCGCATTGAGGGTGAGCGTGGTGTTAAATTTATCGCCAAAAAGCCTGGATTTGTCAGTGATGAAAAGGGCTTTTTTGATATAAAAGACCAGCTTGAAATAGATGAGATAAATTTTAAATCTACAGGCTCAGTAGAAACTAGCATTGACGCAAATGTCTCACTAATCATCAAAGAGGACGATGTAATAAAAGACGCCATAGGCACTGGCGTAATAGTAGAAGCAGCCGAAGTAGACGTAAGGGGTAGCGTGGGCGCAAATGCCGTAATAAACGCAAATATCGTACACATAGGCGGACAAACTCACGCCAAAGCAAAAATAACCGCACAAAAAGCCAAAATCGCCGTACATATAGGCTATGTCGACGCAGACGAAGTCGAGATAGAACGACTAGAAAACGGTACTGTAGTGGCAAACCGCGTAAAAGTAGGGCAGGTAGTCGGTGGCAGCATAACAGCACAGCACATCGAAATAAACACCCTGGGTTCAAACTGCACGCTAACCGCAAGCGCATACATAGGCGTAAAAACACTTAAGGGCAATAATAATAAATTTATCATCGATGGCTCAAAAATGAAAGAGCAAAGAGACGACATACAGGGGCATTTAGAAAAGCTAGAACTAGCAAAAGAAGCTATTGTAAAAATTCCAAAAAAGCTAGAAGCACGCCGTATAGTAATCGAGGAAAACAGAGGCTCAATATATAAAATAAAAGCCAAAATTGAGGAGCTAAAAAAGGCAAAAATAGCTCCTCATGTAACGTTTTTAAAAAAGCTAAAAGAGTATCAAGCACTCGTTGATGAATACAACGAAATGCTGGCTGATTATCGGTATAAAAAGGGCGAAATAGAGCGTATAAAAAGCGAACTAGACGTAATGCAAAATGGAATTTTTGCCGCTAAAATCGTAAATCGCAGTAGGTGGAATGAGCTAAATGAAGTCTGGTTTGTGCTAGTTGATCCGCCTCAAACCATAAAATACATCACAAAGCAAAATGAAATGGCACGCATAATGCGGCTAAAACGAATTAGCACCGAAGCTGGCGATGAATACGAAGTGGTAAAATCAAACGACATATCAGAGCTAAATAAGGAAAATGAATGA
- the ruvA gene encoding Holliday junction branch migration protein RuvA, translating to MIKAIEGKLIKKEPTYAYIKCASGLTYGVHISLFTSAKLETGALLELFITQIIREDANLLYGFLDTEEQRIFELLIKLNGVGASTAMAVCSSLTPQAFMSAIISADDAAIKTVPGIGPKTARRIIAELSDAKLAIDSAPSYQQEALLALESLGFKREKVLKALSECEATDTGELVKQALKKLA from the coding sequence ATGATAAAGGCAATTGAAGGAAAGCTAATCAAAAAAGAGCCAACCTACGCATATATAAAATGCGCTAGTGGGCTAACATACGGCGTACATATCTCGCTTTTTACGTCAGCGAAGCTAGAAACCGGCGCGCTATTGGAGCTTTTTATAACACAAATAATCCGAGAGGATGCAAACTTGCTTTACGGCTTTTTAGATACCGAGGAGCAGAGAATTTTTGAGCTGCTTATTAAGCTAAACGGAGTTGGAGCCTCAACGGCTATGGCTGTGTGTAGCTCACTAACCCCTCAGGCTTTTATGAGTGCTATTATCAGCGCGGATGACGCCGCTATAAAAACCGTCCCAGGCATAGGACCAAAAACAGCAAGACGCATAATAGCCGAGCTAAGCGACGCCAAACTTGCCATAGATAGTGCGCCAAGCTACCAGCAAGAGGCTCTTTTGGCGCTTGAATCGCTTGGCTTTAAACGAGAAAAAGTGCTAAAAGCACTCTCAGAGTGTGAGGCTACTGACACTGGCGAGCTTGTAAAGCAGGCTCTTAAAAAGCTGGCTTGA
- a CDS encoding D-alanine--D-alanine ligase yields the protein MKYGVIFGAKSFEHEISIVSAVVLKGLLPSAVFVFCDANREFYLIPNEKLRANFFTKWEYKKCVKLSLENGGFYAKKLLGKEKIEADVFINLIHGADGEDGKMAGLLEFFGIKFIGPRLEASVLSYSKYLTKLLASSVGVKSLEYEVIYKGQKPTMSFPIILKPLHLGSSIGVSVVKEQSELEYALDVAFEFDDAVLVEPFISGVKEYNLAGAMVNNEIVYSIIEEPSKKEFLDYEQKYISFSAESNVREAELSDEIVNKFKDAFTRVYKSGFKGAIIRCDFFLVENEVYLNEINPNPGSLANYLFKDFLGLLDGVANSLPNEMDINIDYKFINTITHAKGSPKLS from the coding sequence GTGAAATATGGTGTTATTTTTGGAGCAAAAAGCTTTGAACATGAAATAAGCATAGTAAGCGCTGTGGTTTTAAAAGGGCTTTTGCCTAGTGCTGTTTTTGTATTTTGCGATGCAAACAGGGAGTTTTACCTCATACCAAATGAGAAATTAAGGGCAAATTTTTTCACCAAATGGGAGTATAAAAAATGCGTAAAACTTAGCCTAGAAAACGGCGGATTTTACGCAAAAAAACTCCTCGGAAAAGAAAAAATAGAGGCTGATGTTTTTATAAATTTAATCCATGGCGCAGACGGCGAGGACGGTAAAATGGCGGGGTTACTTGAGTTTTTTGGCATAAAATTTATAGGACCTCGCCTTGAGGCAAGCGTGCTAAGCTACTCAAAATACCTAACAAAATTACTAGCCTCTAGCGTTGGGGTAAAAAGCCTAGAATATGAGGTGATTTATAAAGGACAAAAGCCAACTATGTCCTTTCCTATCATTTTAAAGCCACTTCATCTAGGAAGCTCAATAGGTGTTAGTGTGGTAAAAGAGCAAAGTGAGCTAGAGTATGCGCTAGATGTGGCGTTTGAGTTTGATGATGCGGTGCTTGTAGAGCCATTTATTAGTGGAGTTAAGGAGTACAATCTAGCTGGGGCTATGGTAAATAATGAGATAGTCTACTCTATAATAGAAGAGCCTTCTAAGAAAGAGTTTTTAGACTACGAGCAAAAATATATTAGCTTTTCAGCTGAAAGCAATGTGCGAGAGGCTGAGCTTAGTGATGAAATCGTAAATAAATTTAAAGACGCCTTTACTAGAGTTTATAAATCAGGATTTAAGGGTGCCATTATACGATGTGATTTTTTCTTGGTAGAAAATGAGGTTTATTTAAATGAGATAAACCCAAATCCAGGAAGCCTAGCAAACTACTTATTTAAGGACTTTTTGGGCTTGCTTGATGGAGTAGCAAATAGCCTACCAAATGAGATGGATATAAACATAGATTATAAATTTATAAACACCATAACCCATGCTAAGGGTAGCCCAAAACTTAGCTAA
- a CDS encoding type II toxin-antitoxin system prevent-host-death family antitoxin codes for MASFSQDEIFTATEVVRNFSNILTRVSKSQLKRAVIVKNNRFEAVILNMAEYERLSEAVSVLEAIYKAKRGENGE; via the coding sequence ATGGCGTCATTTAGCCAAGATGAGATATTTACAGCCACAGAGGTTGTGCGAAACTTTAGTAATATTCTTACAAGGGTTTCAAAATCACAGCTTAAAAGAGCAGTTATAGTTAAAAATAATCGCTTTGAAGCGGTTATTTTAAACATGGCTGAGTATGAAAGATTAAGCGAGGCAGTATCTGTTTTAGAAGCCATTTATAAGGCAAAAAGAGGCGAAAATGGCGAGTAG